Proteins found in one Alteromonas macleodii genomic segment:
- a CDS encoding HAD family hydrolase, translated as MDLIFFDLDGTLLNKSSEISSFTRETLGLLSEKDIAFTVATGRTMHSAQFVLQGQSFVLPHIYNNGVAIWDPSGNALTLENLLAPSEVNLIIEHAVKNNITPFINTVNMDSPNHEHVIYHSAPKHQVEFDLIDKYFSRTKARLDSIETLPADAHITNISMIGDAALVYDMYKQLNMHDELIAYSGPAIEGDEYRWMDVHHNLANKGSAVELLRGQLDASNVIVFGDSDNDLSMFKLADEAYAPSNAKPYIKDAATSVIGHHDEDGIARFLRERFSL; from the coding sequence ATGGATTTGATATTTTTTGATTTAGATGGGACTTTGTTAAATAAGTCTTCAGAAATTTCTTCTTTCACAAGAGAAACATTGGGCTTACTAAGTGAAAAGGATATTGCCTTTACGGTAGCCACAGGGCGCACCATGCATTCAGCACAATTCGTACTGCAGGGTCAATCTTTTGTACTACCTCATATCTATAATAATGGCGTAGCCATATGGGATCCAAGCGGGAATGCCTTAACCTTGGAAAACCTGCTCGCCCCTAGTGAAGTTAACCTTATTATTGAACATGCGGTTAAAAACAATATTACGCCTTTCATTAACACGGTTAATATGGATAGCCCTAACCACGAGCACGTTATTTATCATTCAGCGCCAAAACATCAAGTGGAATTCGATTTAATCGACAAATACTTTTCGCGAACGAAAGCGCGGCTTGACTCCATCGAAACTTTACCGGCTGATGCTCACATTACGAATATCAGTATGATTGGCGATGCAGCGCTGGTTTATGATATGTACAAACAACTAAACATGCATGACGAGTTGATTGCCTATTCCGGCCCTGCCATTGAAGGCGATGAATATCGTTGGATGGACGTTCACCACAATCTTGCCAACAAAGGCAGCGCAGTAGAGTTATTACGCGGTCAATTAGATGCAAGCAATGTTATTGTTTTTGGTGATAGTGACAACGACTTGAGCATGTTTAAACTTGCTGACGAAGCTTATGCGCCATCAAACGCAAAACCTTATATCAAAGATGCCGCCACTTCTGTAATTGGGCATCACGATGAAGATGGAATCGCTCGCTTTTTAAGAGAGCGATTCTCACTTTAG
- a CDS encoding DNA topoisomerase IB, which produces MKRTKGYCNVYSDDSHLTIKRIPCGSKRFYYRYSSGKKVTGERVIKRIKKLVIPPNWQNTFISRDSKASIQAVGFDEKGRKQYIYHDKWHEQQQVAKFERLLAFGNALSEFREHCLSLISQPTWTQERACALVCLLLDYTGARVGNAQYSKENETYGLTTLRRKHVQLQCEDSVELAYTGKHGKPRTIKVNDPELASLICDCAQQQGYCLFRYQDKSKHWHDVTSEDVNAFIHKELSEQFSCKDFRTWASSRFALTNLPRVYDQVSNSRTKKWESTLSKVVAAELGNTPTVCRKYYIHPKLFTIKNDKKACEVLIEKVRSLNNEDCTQLTQLLPVEKLLLDVISAECA; this is translated from the coding sequence ATGAAAAGGACTAAAGGCTATTGCAATGTGTATTCAGACGATAGTCACCTGACAATAAAGCGTATCCCTTGCGGAAGTAAACGGTTTTACTATCGCTATAGCAGTGGCAAGAAAGTAACGGGCGAACGTGTGATTAAACGTATCAAGAAGCTTGTTATTCCCCCAAATTGGCAAAACACTTTTATCAGCCGTGATAGTAAGGCAAGTATTCAGGCTGTTGGCTTCGATGAGAAAGGGCGCAAACAATACATTTACCATGACAAATGGCACGAACAGCAGCAAGTCGCAAAGTTCGAGCGTCTGCTTGCTTTCGGCAACGCCCTTTCTGAATTTCGAGAACACTGCCTTTCCTTGATTTCGCAACCAACTTGGACGCAAGAACGAGCATGTGCGCTGGTGTGCCTTCTGCTTGATTACACAGGTGCGAGGGTAGGCAATGCTCAATATAGCAAAGAAAATGAAACGTACGGGCTAACAACCTTGCGGCGTAAACACGTGCAATTACAGTGTGAGGATAGCGTTGAACTTGCCTACACAGGAAAGCATGGTAAGCCGAGAACCATAAAGGTTAACGATCCCGAACTTGCCTCGCTGATTTGCGATTGCGCTCAGCAGCAAGGTTATTGCCTTTTCCGCTATCAGGATAAGAGTAAACACTGGCACGATGTAACCAGTGAAGACGTGAATGCGTTTATTCACAAAGAGTTAAGCGAGCAGTTTAGTTGCAAGGACTTTAGAACTTGGGCCTCTAGTCGGTTCGCGTTAACTAACCTTCCTCGCGTCTACGACCAAGTTAGTAATTCCAGAACCAAAAAATGGGAGAGTACATTGAGCAAGGTTGTCGCCGCAGAACTTGGAAATACGCCCACAGTATGCCGAAAATATTATATTCATCCGAAGCTATTTACCATTAAAAACGACAAGAAAGCGTGTGAGGTGCTTATAGAAAAGGTGCGTTCACTAAATAACGAAGATTGTACGCAACTAACCCAATTATTGCCTGTAGAAAAGCTTCTTTTGGATGTTATTTCAGCTGAGTGTGCGTAA
- the putP gene encoding sodium/proline symporter PutP, translating to MPMESYLSLAVYFIAMLGIGLFAYRQSTSDISGYILGGRQVSPQVTALSAGASDMSGWMLMGLPGAMYLTGFDAVYIAIGLVAGALANYLLVAPKLRVYTEVANDSLTVPEFFAKRFNKPNSSLRIVSAVIIVLFFTLYTSAGLVAGGKLFESAFSVDYQLGLFITLGVVVSYTLLGGFLAVSLTDFVQGCIMFVALVLVPIVAFTEFDSVSQMTSAAYQSVPNFSESLETLTIVGLLSSLGWGLGYFGQPHIIVRFMAIRSVKAIGTARNIGMSWMTVTIIGALATGFVGIAYANQFGLAVDDPETIFIIFSQLLFHPLISGFLMAAILAAIMSTISSQLLVSASSLTEDIYRVLVNKKSPEKSLSEKQTVTIGRYGVAGVAVVALLLAMDASNTILSLVSNAWAGFGAAFGPLVLFCLYKKDLTAKAAMTGMISGAVTVLFWIYAPVLADGKTLSSVIYEIIPGFAVSTLTLYMVSRFSEDPSSNVQKTFVQASEELANQQS from the coding sequence ATGCCAATGGAAAGTTACCTATCACTAGCCGTTTATTTTATAGCGATGTTGGGGATAGGGTTGTTTGCTTACCGACAATCTACCAGTGATATTTCTGGTTATATATTAGGAGGGCGACAAGTAAGCCCTCAAGTTACCGCACTGTCCGCGGGTGCATCCGACATGTCAGGTTGGATGTTAATGGGTCTTCCCGGCGCTATGTACTTAACCGGCTTTGACGCGGTATACATCGCGATAGGCTTGGTTGCAGGTGCGTTAGCTAACTATTTATTAGTAGCGCCTAAACTTCGTGTATATACCGAAGTGGCAAACGACTCACTTACTGTGCCTGAATTCTTTGCCAAGCGCTTCAATAAGCCAAATTCAAGCTTGCGAATCGTTTCGGCGGTAATCATTGTGCTGTTCTTTACACTTTATACATCTGCAGGGTTAGTAGCAGGCGGTAAGCTGTTTGAAAGTGCATTTTCGGTCGATTACCAACTAGGCTTGTTTATCACCCTAGGTGTTGTGGTGTCTTACACACTGTTGGGCGGGTTCTTAGCAGTCAGCCTTACAGACTTTGTGCAAGGTTGCATTATGTTTGTGGCTTTGGTCTTGGTTCCAATTGTTGCATTTACCGAGTTTGATAGCGTTTCGCAAATGACGAGCGCCGCTTATCAATCTGTTCCGAATTTTTCAGAATCGTTAGAGACACTAACGATAGTCGGTTTGCTTTCAAGTTTGGGTTGGGGCTTAGGTTATTTCGGTCAGCCGCACATTATTGTGCGATTTATGGCAATTCGCTCTGTTAAGGCTATTGGAACAGCACGAAATATTGGTATGTCTTGGATGACAGTGACAATTATTGGTGCATTAGCTACAGGCTTTGTAGGCATTGCTTATGCTAACCAGTTTGGCCTTGCAGTCGACGATCCAGAGACTATATTTATTATCTTCTCGCAATTGCTTTTCCATCCACTAATTAGTGGATTTTTGATGGCAGCAATTTTAGCGGCCATCATGAGTACAATTTCGTCGCAGTTATTAGTTAGCGCAAGTTCGTTAACAGAAGATATTTACCGTGTACTGGTAAATAAAAAGTCGCCAGAAAAATCGTTAAGTGAAAAGCAAACGGTAACAATTGGGCGATATGGTGTAGCAGGTGTGGCTGTAGTTGCATTACTGTTAGCCATGGATGCGTCGAATACAATTTTGTCTTTAGTAAGTAACGCTTGGGCTGGTTTTGGCGCCGCATTTGGTCCGTTAGTACTGTTTTGTCTGTATAAAAAGGACCTGACAGCGAAAGCGGCAATGACGGGCATGATAAGTGGTGCGGTAACCGTACTGTTTTGGATTTATGCGCCCGTTTTAGCTGACGGTAAAACGTTAAGCAGCGTTATTTATGAAATTATTCCAGGGTTTGCGGTAAGTACGTTAACGCTATACATGGTAAGTCGCTTTAGCGAAGACCCATCGTCGAACGTGCAAAAAACGTTTGTGCAAGCCAGTGAAGAATTAGCGAATCAACAATCTTAA
- the proB gene encoding glutamate 5-kinase yields the protein MSHPNWKRVVIKVGSALISPNQQGCSSHYLLSIAQFIVRCRANGTQVVLVSSGSVAAGAHLFPEQEKSDIAVKKAMAAAGQTEMIATWDRLFDFPSAQMLLTHADLRDRERYVSIRETIFSLLDNNILPIVNENDTVTTDKLKVGDNDNLSAMVASAAEADALIICSDIDGLYDKNPHEHDDAKLLKSVDTIDQSVYDMAGGAVKGGVGTGGMRTKIEAAEKAVSHGIDTYIINGFTELSFNMLLAGENPGTHFKPHAKPMQENVHWMRHTSNAQGEVIVEGDFDDSLHTDAEQLTSSEIIDVKGEFSVGDTILVRKEDGTKLVKAKSNYSSCLLNFIANQESDEFAHEFEEKTGPIISDQHIANLEKE from the coding sequence ATGAGTCATCCTAATTGGAAACGCGTAGTCATCAAAGTAGGTAGTGCACTAATATCGCCCAACCAGCAAGGTTGTAGCAGTCATTACCTTTTGAGCATTGCGCAATTTATCGTGCGATGCAGAGCCAACGGTACACAAGTTGTACTCGTGTCTTCTGGTTCTGTCGCAGCGGGCGCGCACCTGTTTCCAGAGCAAGAAAAGTCAGATATAGCGGTAAAGAAAGCCATGGCAGCAGCGGGTCAAACCGAGATGATTGCCACATGGGACAGACTGTTTGATTTTCCGTCTGCCCAGATGCTACTTACCCATGCTGACCTAAGAGACAGAGAGCGTTATGTAAGTATTCGTGAAACCATATTCAGTTTGTTAGACAACAACATTCTGCCTATCGTGAACGAAAACGATACGGTAACTACCGACAAATTGAAGGTTGGCGATAACGATAATTTATCGGCCATGGTGGCGTCGGCGGCTGAAGCTGATGCTTTGATCATCTGTTCAGACATTGACGGGTTGTACGACAAAAACCCACATGAACATGACGACGCAAAACTGCTTAAATCGGTTGATACCATCGATCAGAGCGTTTACGACATGGCTGGTGGTGCGGTTAAAGGCGGTGTTGGCACCGGCGGTATGCGCACAAAAATTGAAGCGGCCGAGAAAGCTGTTTCGCATGGTATAGATACATATATTATTAACGGCTTTACTGAGCTGTCGTTTAATATGCTGCTAGCAGGCGAAAACCCGGGCACGCATTTCAAACCTCACGCTAAGCCAATGCAAGAGAATGTGCATTGGATGCGTCATACGTCAAATGCGCAAGGTGAGGTGATAGTAGAAGGGGACTTCGACGACTCTTTACATACTGATGCAGAGCAACTAACAAGTAGCGAAATTATAGACGTGAAAGGTGAGTTCTCGGTTGGCGATACCATATTGGTACGTAAAGAAGACGGCACTAAATTGGTGAAAGCCAAGTCGAACTACAGTAGCTGTTTATTGAATTTTATTGCGAATCAGGAAAGTGACGAATTTGCCCACGAGTTTGAAGAAAAAACAGGGCCAATTATTTCTGATCAGCACATAGCAAATCTGGAGAAAGAATGA
- a CDS encoding glutamate-5-semialdehyde dehydrogenase, which translates to MSIITELAQQAKKAARTLAILSESQKNAVLTDMAAAIRANKSKIIEVNEKEVARAKENNLDAAMIDRLILNDERIESMAEGIEVIVELDDPVGKERVIGTRPNGIEIKKMRIPLGVVCMIYEARPNVTADAGALCFKSGNAVILRGGKEALDTSLAIAELMQDVLEKHDLPKALVTVVPNPDRALMQELMEQRDYIDVIIPRGGEGLINYVTDNAKVPVIQHFKGVCHLYVDKDADLDKAMAILLNGKTQRTGVCNALEGLVVHQAVAGDFLPKVADAFKEKGVTVHVNEKGSQYFDGADVIAEDAYGEEYLGLEIAIRVVDDFEGAVDHIAQFGSNHTEVIVTEDAEKGKLFQRAVDASVVMVNASSRFSDGSQLGLGAEIGIATTKLHAYGPMGLESLTSEKYLVNGEGQIRD; encoded by the coding sequence ATGAGTATTATTACAGAGTTAGCACAACAGGCGAAAAAAGCTGCACGTACACTGGCAATTTTAAGTGAGAGCCAGAAAAACGCGGTGTTAACTGATATGGCCGCGGCAATTCGTGCCAATAAAAGCAAAATTATTGAAGTGAACGAAAAGGAAGTTGCGCGCGCTAAAGAAAATAATCTAGATGCAGCCATGATAGACCGTTTAATCCTTAACGATGAGCGCATTGAATCAATGGCTGAAGGCATTGAGGTTATTGTTGAGCTTGACGATCCGGTAGGCAAAGAGCGTGTTATTGGTACGCGTCCTAACGGAATTGAAATTAAGAAAATGCGTATACCGCTTGGCGTTGTGTGCATGATTTATGAAGCACGACCTAATGTTACTGCCGACGCGGGCGCGCTGTGTTTTAAATCGGGCAATGCCGTAATTTTACGTGGTGGTAAAGAAGCCCTTGATACAAGTTTGGCGATTGCTGAACTTATGCAAGACGTGCTTGAGAAGCATGACTTGCCTAAAGCGCTAGTTACCGTTGTGCCAAACCCAGATCGCGCGTTAATGCAAGAGCTGATGGAACAACGCGACTACATTGATGTTATTATTCCACGTGGCGGTGAAGGGCTTATCAACTACGTAACCGATAACGCTAAGGTTCCGGTTATTCAGCACTTTAAAGGTGTGTGTCACCTTTATGTAGATAAAGATGCTGATTTAGATAAAGCCATGGCTATACTTCTAAACGGTAAAACCCAGCGTACTGGCGTGTGTAATGCGCTTGAAGGTTTGGTTGTACACCAAGCCGTTGCGGGTGACTTTCTACCTAAAGTGGCCGATGCCTTTAAAGAAAAAGGTGTAACGGTTCACGTAAACGAAAAAGGTAGCCAATATTTTGATGGCGCAGACGTAATTGCAGAAGACGCATACGGCGAAGAGTACCTTGGTTTAGAAATCGCAATTCGCGTAGTTGATGACTTCGAAGGTGCAGTAGATCATATTGCGCAGTTCGGTAGTAACCACACCGAAGTTATTGTGACCGAAGATGCTGAGAAAGGTAAGCTGTTCCAGCGCGCAGTAGATGCAAGTGTGGTAATGGTTAATGCCTCTTCACGCTTCTCTGACGGCAGTCAGCTAGGTCTTGGCGCAGAAATTGGTATTGCGACAACTAAGCTACATGCTTACGGTCCAATGGGCTTAGAGTCGTTGACTTCAGAGAAATACCTGGTGAACGGTGAAGGCCAAATTCGCGACTAA
- a CDS encoding mechanosensitive ion channel family protein, whose amino-acid sequence MEIVIDPTQLWNQLIAFANEYKLLTSLLLLIVLHFSKKGVLLLIRRISSQRGEDRRNQINILEQLGNAFIIIVLMMVWSSEIQTLAISIAAFMVAIVLATREFIQCFMGFIYYLGARPFRVGDWIQMNNIIGEVVEMDWAKTALLEVDPESFNYTGKHVYVPNSQLVTQTVRNLNFMRRYRLHSFEIVNEPTVNAYSLLPAFHARAQAHCEYFRDVAERYKGLIERHLEQEFIRIDPEVEIKTNELAKVVVKVSLFCPTIEAHELEHKMCSDWLSLWFRAQKEEQAMLMQQQSENNNANLQASATTEQQTTTSTGL is encoded by the coding sequence ATGGAGATTGTGATAGACCCCACGCAGTTATGGAATCAGCTTATTGCGTTTGCCAATGAGTATAAACTGCTGACATCACTACTACTTTTAATTGTATTGCACTTCTCTAAAAAAGGTGTGCTGTTGCTGATAAGGCGCATCAGTTCTCAGCGCGGGGAAGATAGAAGAAACCAGATTAATATTTTAGAGCAGTTAGGTAACGCTTTTATCATCATTGTGTTGATGATGGTGTGGAGCTCTGAAATACAAACACTCGCTATATCTATTGCCGCATTTATGGTTGCCATAGTGCTAGCCACCCGAGAATTTATTCAATGCTTTATGGGCTTCATTTACTACCTTGGCGCAAGGCCATTCAGGGTAGGGGACTGGATCCAAATGAATAATATTATTGGTGAAGTAGTAGAAATGGACTGGGCAAAAACTGCGCTTTTAGAAGTTGACCCAGAAAGCTTTAACTACACGGGTAAACACGTTTACGTACCTAACAGCCAGCTAGTTACTCAAACCGTGCGTAACCTTAACTTTATGCGCCGCTACCGTTTGCATTCGTTTGAAATTGTTAACGAGCCTACGGTAAATGCCTATAGCTTGTTACCTGCTTTTCACGCCCGCGCTCAAGCCCATTGTGAATACTTTCGAGACGTTGCAGAACGCTATAAAGGTTTAATCGAACGTCATTTAGAACAAGAGTTTATTCGTATAGACCCAGAAGTCGAGATTAAAACAAATGAACTTGCAAAGGTTGTTGTAAAGGTTAGTTTATTCTGCCCAACCATTGAAGCCCATGAGTTAGAACACAAAATGTGCTCCGATTGGTTAAGCCTGTGGTTTAGAGCGCAAAAAGAAGAGCAAGCTATGCTAATGCAACAGCAAAGCGAGAATAACAACGCCAACCTTCAAGCGTCGGCTACAACAGAACAGCAAACAACAACGAGCACTGGGCTGTAA
- a CDS encoding HNH endonuclease translates to MLVLRLNKAGMPQEWIDVEQAAKLYSQDKVLYELGSDAITLKGGWNHEGLQSELTLSSIIACDGKVTDLSGKVALSNRYLFRRDSYLCMYCGNKFTPKQLTRDHIIPRSRGGKDIWTNVATACQRCNHAKAAKTPEEANMPLLAVPFRPNVYERFYLMNRRILADQMAFLEGHFSHQREWTCNE, encoded by the coding sequence ATGTTGGTACTTCGACTTAATAAAGCAGGCATGCCACAAGAGTGGATAGATGTTGAACAAGCCGCAAAGCTTTACAGTCAGGACAAGGTGCTATACGAGCTAGGCAGTGATGCTATAACCCTTAAAGGTGGCTGGAATCACGAAGGGCTGCAAAGCGAACTTACCCTATCAAGTATTATCGCTTGCGACGGCAAGGTAACAGATTTATCTGGCAAAGTTGCCCTTTCCAACCGCTATCTATTTAGGCGCGATAGCTATTTGTGCATGTATTGCGGCAATAAGTTTACGCCTAAGCAACTTACCCGAGACCATATCATTCCCCGTTCTCGTGGCGGAAAAGATATCTGGACGAATGTAGCCACCGCTTGTCAGCGATGTAATCATGCTAAAGCCGCTAAAACACCTGAAGAAGCGAATATGCCTTTACTCGCTGTGCCGTTTAGGCCCAATGTTTACGAGCGCTTTTATTTAATGAACAGACGCATACTGGCAGATCAGATGGCATTTTTAGAAGGGCATTTTTCCCATCAGCGGGAATGGACGTGTAACGAATAA
- the pnp gene encoding polyribonucleotide nucleotidyltransferase, with protein MTPITKSFQYGQHTVTLETGVIARQATAAVLASMDDTSVLVTVVGKKEAKPDQDFFPLTVNYQEKAYAAGKIPGGFFKREGRPSEGETLTARLIDRPIRPLFPEGFKNEVQVVVTVMSANPDIPTDIISMIGTSAALAISGIPFNGPIGAARVGYSNGEYILNTRTEEQADSQLDLVVAGTEGAVLMVESEADVLSEDTMLGAVMFGHEQLQTVVNAVNEFAAEVGTEKWDWAPEAENTALKDKVKALAEAEMTAAYQISDKLERKDAVTAATEKALEAILAEDEEQDKKEVLDLLHDLESDVVRSRILSGAPRIDGREPAMIRALDVATGILPRTHGSALFTRGETQAIVAATLGTERDAQMIDELQGKRDSRFMLHYNFPPYCVGETGMIGSPKRREIGHGRLAKRGIQAVMPSEEEFPYVVRVVSEITESNGSSSMASVCGTSLALMDAGVPIKASVAGIAMGLVKSDDNFVVLSDILGDEDHLGDMDFKVAGTTDGITALQMDIKIEGITKEIMQIALKQAKEARLHILNVMDEAIGGHREELSEFAPRIYTMKIDQDKIRDVIGKGGAMIRQITEESDTNIEIEDDGTIKIFATERAKADIAIGKIEQVTAEIEVGKTYNGKITRIVDFGAFVEVLPGKEGLVHISQIAHERVNKVTDYLKEGEMVDVKVMEIDRQNRVRLSIKELLEKPAPKSDDAE; from the coding sequence GTGACTCCTATTACTAAATCATTTCAGTATGGACAGCATACTGTAACTCTAGAGACGGGTGTAATTGCTCGTCAGGCGACAGCTGCGGTTCTTGCGAGCATGGACGACACGTCTGTACTGGTAACAGTAGTTGGTAAAAAAGAAGCCAAACCAGATCAAGACTTCTTCCCTCTAACAGTAAACTACCAAGAAAAAGCATATGCTGCGGGTAAAATCCCAGGTGGTTTCTTCAAGCGTGAAGGTCGTCCATCTGAAGGCGAAACATTGACTGCGCGTCTTATCGACCGCCCAATTCGCCCATTATTCCCAGAAGGCTTCAAGAACGAAGTACAAGTTGTTGTTACTGTAATGTCTGCTAACCCAGATATCCCTACAGACATCATCTCTATGATTGGTACTTCTGCAGCGCTTGCTATCTCAGGTATTCCTTTCAACGGCCCAATTGGTGCGGCTCGTGTTGGTTATAGCAACGGCGAATACATTCTAAATACACGCACAGAAGAGCAAGCTGACAGCCAGCTTGACCTTGTTGTTGCGGGTACTGAAGGTGCAGTACTCATGGTTGAATCAGAAGCTGACGTGCTTTCTGAAGATACTATGCTAGGTGCGGTAATGTTCGGTCACGAGCAACTACAAACTGTAGTTAACGCGGTTAACGAATTCGCTGCTGAAGTTGGCACTGAGAAGTGGGACTGGGCACCAGAAGCAGAAAACACTGCACTTAAAGACAAAGTTAAAGCACTAGCTGAAGCTGAAATGACAGCTGCTTACCAGATTTCTGACAAGTTAGAGCGTAAAGACGCAGTAACTGCAGCAACTGAAAAAGCACTAGAAGCTATCCTTGCTGAAGACGAAGAACAAGACAAGAAAGAAGTACTAGACCTTCTTCACGATCTTGAGTCTGACGTAGTACGTTCACGCATCCTTTCTGGCGCGCCACGTATCGACGGTCGTGAGCCTGCAATGATTCGTGCTCTAGACGTAGCAACAGGCATTCTTCCTCGTACTCACGGTTCTGCACTATTTACCCGTGGTGAAACGCAGGCAATTGTTGCTGCTACTTTAGGTACAGAGCGTGACGCACAGATGATTGACGAGCTTCAAGGTAAGCGCGACAGCCGTTTCATGCTTCACTACAACTTCCCTCCATACTGTGTTGGTGAAACCGGTATGATTGGTTCGCCTAAGCGTCGTGAAATTGGTCACGGTCGTCTAGCGAAGCGTGGTATTCAAGCAGTAATGCCAAGTGAAGAAGAATTCCCGTACGTAGTACGTGTGGTTTCTGAAATCACAGAATCAAACGGTTCATCTTCAATGGCGTCGGTATGTGGTACTTCACTAGCGCTTATGGATGCAGGTGTTCCAATTAAAGCGTCTGTTGCGGGTATCGCAATGGGCCTAGTTAAGAGTGACGACAACTTTGTTGTACTTTCAGACATCCTTGGTGACGAAGATCACCTTGGCGACATGGACTTTAAAGTAGCGGGTACTACCGACGGTATTACTGCACTTCAAATGGACATTAAGATTGAAGGTATTACTAAAGAAATCATGCAAATTGCGCTTAAACAAGCAAAAGAAGCACGTTTGCACATTCTTAACGTAATGGACGAAGCAATTGGCGGTCACCGTGAAGAGCTAAGTGAATTTGCTCCACGCATTTACACAATGAAGATTGACCAAGACAAGATTCGTGACGTTATCGGTAAAGGCGGCGCAATGATCCGTCAAATTACTGAAGAGTCTGACACTAACATCGAGATTGAAGACGACGGTACTATCAAAATCTTCGCTACAGAGCGTGCGAAAGCAGACATCGCTATTGGCAAGATTGAGCAAGTAACGGCTGAAATTGAAGTTGGTAAGACTTACAACGGTAAGATTACACGTATTGTAGACTTCGGTGCGTTCGTAGAAGTACTTCCAGGTAAAGAAGGTCTTGTTCACATTTCACAAATCGCTCACGAGCGTGTGAACAAGGTTACTGACTACCTTAAAGAAGGTGAAATGGTTGACGTTAAGGTTATGGAAATCGACCGCCAAAACCGTGTACGCCTAAGCATTAAAGAGCTTCTAGAAAAGCCTGCGCCTAAGTCTGACGACGCAGAGTAA
- a CDS encoding DUF1244 domain-containing protein: MDKQTQTEIEAAVFRRLVEHLDANKDVQNIDLMILADFCRNCLAKWYSAAASEQGADIDYEAAREVVYKMPYSEWKEKHQLPATDEQLEKLAARQGK; encoded by the coding sequence ATGGATAAGCAAACGCAAACCGAAATAGAAGCAGCAGTATTCCGCCGCTTAGTAGAACACTTAGACGCAAACAAAGACGTGCAGAACATCGACCTAATGATTTTGGCGGATTTCTGCCGCAACTGCTTGGCGAAATGGTATTCGGCAGCTGCAAGCGAGCAGGGCGCTGATATCGACTACGAAGCCGCACGCGAAGTAGTATACAAAATGCCGTATTCAGAGTGGAAAGAGAAGCATCAGCTTCCTGCCACTGACGAGCAGCTGGAGAAATTGGCTGCTAGGCAGGGGAAGTAG